One window of the Cohnella hashimotonis genome contains the following:
- a CDS encoding O-antigen ligase family protein — MKRQEKSGFREWFAWGWIAFILFIAMFNNGIFLGYGLHSPNQYQFESPALLALIVSAFITMWLILQISNRNFEWTRANIVISALAILIPLVYVLSSFQAFSPYMAKIGILIHLALFLFYVAGTFWSRSDQLTDRFPLVFLIFGYFLVAFGFLTMFGNAYLLDSLTPQDGIRITSVFQYANAYAVLLLIMWIVMLLEINRTQRKGIQILHGIMLVPVLVSFLLTLSRGALVVLPIIAIITLAMLRLKIQIKLILYSVIGMGISLMIYSKLADRGIKVVNDILAAKAAEQSYKTVSIFSGDAVGYWAILIVASLVMGAITYAIERYIEPKLQAKIGARASNRSGIWLPIGLLVLFILGALAILSDTMVRLLPPVLRNRIEGVNFETHSVYERLRMYKNAIQLWKDYPILGGGSGAWEASYEKYQSYPYLSAQTHSFITKLLVEVGIVGTIAIIGLILFSLITFVVKYRRMSEAYRNKYIFYFVVPITILLHASIDFEMSYLLYNILVFLCLGVLSGALSPVKQWPVKQARWIKQASSGVLAVLGVALIVIASLRLYSSSQIENANDAYAQQKPFSEIVDPLKKGLKITSGHPVLLQQLTVWNYQAYDQSKDETYLQEAEKYLAKLVKTEPYYRPGVDLNFTIQMIRGKQDDAIDIMQKAVVQYPFEQTFYDQLESALLTKWEQQRQASDTEGAKATAEAVKRYFQKIIEQENVVQQLPKTVELNRAFVISNTARLAFGEIAYDNGDYAQAAETLKPAVQEDLSAEGVNRKVARYYLAALRKLGQDDQALYDKLITADENEANQLEQLK; from the coding sequence TTGAAGCGTCAAGAGAAGTCGGGTTTTAGAGAGTGGTTTGCCTGGGGATGGATCGCATTCATCTTGTTTATCGCGATGTTTAACAACGGTATCTTCCTCGGTTACGGACTTCATAGTCCAAACCAGTATCAGTTCGAGAGCCCGGCCTTATTGGCTTTGATTGTTTCGGCTTTCATAACAATGTGGCTTATCCTACAGATAAGTAACCGAAACTTTGAATGGACGAGAGCTAATATAGTAATAAGTGCTTTAGCAATTTTAATCCCTCTTGTATATGTATTGAGCTCTTTTCAAGCTTTTTCCCCGTATATGGCCAAGATCGGAATCCTTATTCATTTGGCACTGTTTTTGTTTTATGTAGCCGGTACGTTCTGGTCGAGATCCGACCAACTTACAGATCGTTTTCCTCTTGTGTTCCTGATCTTTGGATACTTTCTTGTCGCCTTCGGGTTTCTAACTATGTTTGGTAACGCATATCTACTAGATTCCTTAACCCCGCAGGACGGCATTCGAATTACCTCCGTGTTTCAATATGCCAACGCGTATGCCGTATTGTTGCTTATTATGTGGATCGTCATGCTGCTCGAGATCAACCGTACGCAACGCAAAGGGATTCAAATTCTCCACGGGATAATGCTCGTGCCGGTGCTGGTTTCCTTTTTGCTGACATTGTCCCGAGGCGCGCTTGTCGTGCTCCCTATAATCGCAATTATTACATTGGCAATGCTCCGCTTAAAAATTCAAATCAAGTTAATTCTATACTCGGTTATCGGTATGGGAATATCGCTAATGATCTACTCTAAGTTAGCTGATAGAGGAATCAAAGTCGTCAACGACATTCTGGCTGCAAAAGCTGCCGAGCAAAGTTACAAAACGGTTTCCATTTTCTCAGGCGATGCGGTCGGATACTGGGCGATTTTAATCGTTGCATCGTTAGTCATGGGGGCCATAACCTACGCGATAGAGAGGTACATAGAGCCAAAGCTCCAAGCGAAGATCGGTGCACGAGCGTCGAATCGTTCGGGTATTTGGCTGCCGATTGGACTTCTAGTTCTGTTTATTTTAGGTGCTCTTGCTATACTGTCAGATACGATGGTAAGGTTGTTGCCGCCGGTGCTTCGCAATCGGATTGAAGGCGTAAACTTTGAAACGCATAGCGTTTACGAGCGTCTAAGAATGTATAAGAACGCAATCCAGCTGTGGAAGGACTATCCGATTCTTGGAGGCGGCAGCGGGGCATGGGAGGCATCGTACGAGAAGTATCAATCCTATCCATACTTAAGCGCACAAACGCATAGTTTCATTACAAAATTACTCGTCGAAGTCGGTATAGTCGGTACAATTGCCATTATCGGTCTTATCCTGTTTTCGTTAATTACCTTTGTCGTGAAGTACAGGAGAATGTCCGAAGCGTATCGCAACAAATACATCTTTTACTTCGTCGTACCTATTACGATTCTATTGCATGCGTCAATCGATTTTGAAATGAGTTACTTGCTCTATAATATCCTAGTATTCCTCTGTCTTGGCGTGCTCAGCGGGGCACTGTCACCAGTAAAACAATGGCCGGTGAAACAAGCGAGATGGATCAAACAAGCCAGTTCAGGCGTATTGGCTGTCCTGGGGGTGGCGCTCATCGTCATCGCTAGCTTAAGATTATACAGCTCTAGTCAAATTGAAAATGCAAACGATGCCTACGCGCAGCAGAAACCTTTCTCGGAGATTGTCGACCCGCTAAAGAAAGGGCTGAAGATTACGTCGGGGCATCCCGTATTGCTCCAACAATTAACCGTCTGGAACTACCAAGCATACGATCAATCCAAAGACGAGACTTACCTGCAGGAAGCGGAGAAGTATCTTGCAAAGCTAGTGAAAACTGAACCGTATTATCGCCCAGGCGTGGACTTGAATTTCACGATCCAGATGATTCGCGGCAAACAAGATGATGCAATTGACATTATGCAGAAGGCCGTCGTTCAATATCCGTTTGAACAAACCTTCTACGATCAGCTCGAGTCCGCGCTGCTGACCAAGTGGGAGCAACAGCGCCAAGCGAGCGATACCGAGGGGGCTAAGGCAACGGCCGAGGCGGTTAAGCGATATTTTCAAAAGATCATTGAACAAGAAAACGTCGTACAACAATTACCCAAGACAGTCGAGCTTAATCGTGCCTTCGTTATCTCTAACACTGCAAGACTGGCATTTGGCGAAATAGCTTATGATAATGGGGATTATGCACAGGCCGCCGAAACTTTAAAACCAGCCGTACAGGAGGATTTGAGTGCGGAGGGCGTCAATCGTAAGGTAGCCAGATACTACTTGGCTGCATTACGAAAGCTAGGCCAAGACGATCAAGCTTTATATGATAAATTAATCACAGCTGATGAAAACGAAGCAAACCAACTAGAGCAGCTCAAATAG